One window from the genome of Echinicola vietnamensis DSM 17526 encodes:
- the recQ gene encoding DNA helicase RecQ translates to MITPKEVLKNFYGYDSFRGQQEAIIQSILKQQDTIVLMPTGGGKSVCYQIPAMVNDGLTLVISPLIALMKDQVDALNGMGIPAAYLNSSQSASEQRFVSEEIRSGKLKLLYVAPERLFGGAFPLTETLKTSRLSLVAIDEAHCVSQWGHDFRPDYLMIGRLRQELPDVPFVALTATADKQTRADIADKLGLRKPKWFISSFDRPNITYRIVPKRNSFEKLLDFLEYHQKNSGIIYCLSRKNVEDMAGRLQAAGLSALPYHAGLDRQTRASHQEKFIKDKVKIMVATIAFGMGIDKSNVRFVVHMNMPQNIEGYYQETGRAGRDGLPSDALLFYSYADVMTLQRMIDTPDNPDYSEVMLAKLEKMKQFCQSNTCRRRYLLGYFDEEEQKDCGNCDRCLSKDNKQDMTVPAQMLLSTIVRLKENYGLGYCVLVLRGSKSAKVQEEHKALTVYGIGKEKSEDFWKKLGQHLQQEGYLAEAGTQFPTLKLTTIAWEKLKGKKKFLLQMGEGGFDHQPTTVAYEEGLFEELKRIRFGLAQKENVPPYVIFSDNTLVEMAQYLPHDHDSFLQISGVGQRKAENYEDHFLPVIKSYAAEHLLKPKKKLSARKPSKSASTGLSKTELVTLQYQRDGLNVFEIAKAREMSLTTIEGHIAKLVKLKKLEAETFLSKDDLLNIRLFYRRQEGSFLKPIKEHFGERYSYFQIKVAIAEEQ, encoded by the coding sequence ATGATTACCCCAAAGGAAGTACTTAAGAATTTTTATGGATATGATAGTTTTCGCGGCCAGCAGGAAGCCATCATCCAAAGCATTCTAAAACAACAGGACACCATTGTGCTCATGCCCACCGGCGGAGGCAAGTCGGTATGTTATCAAATTCCCGCCATGGTGAATGATGGCCTGACCCTTGTTATCTCCCCGTTGATCGCCTTGATGAAGGACCAAGTGGATGCACTTAACGGTATGGGGATCCCTGCTGCTTACCTGAATTCTTCCCAGAGTGCAAGTGAACAACGCTTTGTCTCCGAAGAAATCCGGTCCGGCAAGCTGAAGTTGCTCTATGTGGCTCCTGAAAGACTCTTTGGAGGTGCTTTTCCATTGACAGAAACCCTGAAGACCTCCCGGCTTTCCCTGGTGGCCATAGATGAGGCCCACTGTGTCTCCCAATGGGGACATGATTTCAGGCCAGATTACCTGATGATCGGCCGCCTGAGACAGGAACTCCCTGATGTACCATTTGTAGCCCTTACCGCCACAGCAGACAAGCAAACCCGTGCGGATATCGCGGACAAACTGGGACTGAGAAAACCCAAATGGTTTATTTCGAGTTTTGACCGGCCAAACATTACCTACCGCATTGTGCCCAAGAGAAATTCTTTTGAGAAACTCCTCGATTTTTTGGAGTATCACCAAAAAAATTCGGGCATCATTTATTGCCTGTCCCGTAAAAATGTAGAGGATATGGCTGGACGCCTCCAAGCAGCTGGGCTTTCTGCCTTGCCCTATCACGCAGGCCTCGACCGACAAACCCGGGCAAGCCACCAAGAAAAATTCATCAAGGATAAAGTGAAGATCATGGTGGCCACCATTGCCTTTGGCATGGGGATCGACAAGTCCAACGTGCGCTTCGTTGTCCACATGAACATGCCCCAAAATATCGAAGGCTATTACCAGGAAACGGGGCGTGCCGGCAGGGATGGCCTGCCCAGTGATGCGCTGCTCTTCTATAGCTATGCAGACGTCATGACCCTCCAACGGATGATCGACACTCCGGACAACCCGGACTATTCGGAAGTCATGCTGGCCAAGTTGGAAAAGATGAAGCAGTTTTGTCAATCCAACACCTGCCGCAGACGCTATCTTCTGGGGTATTTTGATGAAGAGGAGCAAAAGGACTGTGGCAATTGCGATCGATGCCTGAGCAAAGACAACAAGCAGGACATGACGGTTCCTGCACAAATGTTGCTTTCCACCATCGTCCGGCTCAAAGAAAATTACGGACTGGGGTATTGTGTGCTCGTCCTTCGCGGCTCCAAATCGGCCAAGGTACAAGAAGAACACAAGGCCCTGACCGTCTATGGCATTGGCAAGGAAAAGTCCGAAGACTTCTGGAAAAAACTGGGCCAACACCTCCAGCAGGAAGGTTACCTTGCGGAAGCAGGAACGCAATTCCCCACCCTCAAGCTCACCACCATTGCCTGGGAAAAGCTTAAGGGAAAGAAAAAATTCCTTCTCCAGATGGGAGAAGGTGGCTTTGACCACCAGCCGACTACCGTTGCATATGAAGAAGGCCTCTTTGAAGAGCTTAAGCGTATTCGCTTCGGGCTTGCCCAAAAGGAAAATGTCCCCCCCTACGTCATATTTTCAGACAATACGTTGGTGGAAATGGCCCAATACTTACCCCATGACCATGACAGTTTCTTGCAGATATCCGGGGTCGGCCAGCGAAAAGCGGAAAACTATGAAGACCATTTTCTGCCGGTCATCAAATCCTATGCAGCAGAACACCTTCTAAAACCCAAAAAGAAACTTTCGGCCAGAAAACCCTCCAAATCAGCCAGCACAGGGCTTTCCAAAACAGAATTGGTCACGCTCCAATACCAACGAGACGGGCTGAACGTTTTTGAAATCGCCAAAGCTCGGGAAATGAGCCTTACGACCATTGAAGGACATATTGCCAAATTGGTGAAGCTGAAAAAACTGGAGGCCGAAACTTTTTTATCAAAAGACGACCTGCTGAATATCCGTTTGTTCTACAGGCGGCAGGAGGGAAGCTTTCTGAAACCCATCAAGGAGCATTTTGGAGAGCGCTATTCTTATTTTCAGATAAAAGTGGCCATTGCTGAAGAACAATAG